Proteins co-encoded in one Rhopalosiphum maidis isolate BTI-1 chromosome 2, ASM367621v3, whole genome shotgun sequence genomic window:
- the LOC113551134 gene encoding 1,5-anhydro-D-fructose reductase-like, which produces METYKLQSGGRMPVIGYGTFLATGFELEKSLNIALETGYRFFDTAIGYNNEPVIGKVLHEWISAGKVTREELFILTKLPCFGNRPEDVEKYIKQSLEDLQLDYIDMYLIHLPIGVFKNGKSDYSEMELDKSTDHLKIWKKMEEQVHNGRTKSIGLSNFNIKQTQRILDNCEIRPDSLQNENHLYFQSPEVVEFCKHNGIILISYSSLGMKAFKEAAGLSWNNKQLPEMLENDVLVKIAKKHGKTPAQVLLRFINQKGMAVIPKSTIPQRIVENFKIFDFKLNTEDMHALRSLDDGEGGRIVRFPMIKNIEDHPEYPF; this is translated from the exons gctACAGGATTTGAATTAGAAAAATCTCTAAATATAGCACTGGAAACTGGTTATAGGTTCTTCGACACAGCCATTGGTTACAACAATGAACCTGTCATCGGAAAGGTTTTACATGAATGGATATCAGCTGGTAAAGTGACTAGAGAAGAACTGTTCATCTTAACTAAA CTTCCGTGTTTTGGAAATCGACCTGAAGATGtagagaaatatattaaacaatcacTAGAAGACTTACAGCTAgattatattgatatgtatCTAATACACCTTCCAAttggtgtttttaaaaatggtaaatcTGATTACAGTGAAATGGAGTTAGATAAAAGTACGGATCACCTAAAAATTTGGAAG aaaatgGAGGAACAAGTGCACAATGGTCGTACGAAATCAATCGGCTtgtcaaatttcaatattaaacaaacacaAAGGATATTAGATAATTGTGAAATTAGACCCGATAGTCTCCAGAACGAAAATCATTTGTACTTTCAATCCCCGGAAGTAGTGGAATTCTGCAAACATAATGGTATAATCTTGATCTCTTACTCGAGTCTGGGCATGAAGGCATTTAAAGAAGCCGCGGGATTATCTTGGAA taataAACAGTTACCAGAAATGTTGGAAAACGATGTATTAGTCAAGATAGCAAAAAAGCACGGCAAGACTCCAGCTCAAGTGTTGTTGCGGTTCATCAATCAGAAGGGTATGGCTGTCATACCTAAGAGCACGATCCCGCAACGAATAGTAGAGAATTttaaa attttcgattttaaactGAATACGGAAGACATGCACGCTCTACGCAGTCTGGACGACGGAGAAGGAGGGCGTATCGTACGATTCCCAATGATTAAAAA tattgaaGATCACCCAGAATATCCATTTTGA